A DNA window from Alkalibacter saccharofermentans DSM 14828 contains the following coding sequences:
- a CDS encoding GntR family transcriptional regulator, whose translation MKKARHNEEQLPLKDLAYKSIKDKILKCELVPGSIISEAAIVLELGISRTPIREALLRLSQENFVTIYPRKGIIVSQITVKDIHEVFQIREIVEPEIAKMACKNMSKEFLLDLKRRFDEIPFNLDGSQANEYFDLDIEFHKYIISCGNNSKLTEFTDKIFDLDYRIRVMSTLEIDDVEKRSKPEHFEIIDALIEQDLDKIEKSIRIHLKNAHKQALMKI comes from the coding sequence ATGAAAAAAGCAAGGCATAACGAAGAACAGTTGCCTTTAAAGGATCTGGCTTATAAATCAATAAAGGATAAAATATTAAAATGTGAGCTTGTTCCAGGGAGTATTATATCCGAAGCGGCAATCGTATTGGAGCTGGGGATTAGCCGAACGCCTATTCGAGAAGCGCTTTTAAGGTTGAGTCAAGAAAACTTCGTGACGATATATCCAAGAAAGGGCATCATCGTATCTCAAATAACAGTAAAAGATATACATGAAGTTTTTCAGATAAGAGAGATAGTAGAGCCTGAGATAGCGAAAATGGCATGCAAAAATATGTCGAAGGAATTTTTGTTAGATCTGAAAAGAAGATTTGATGAAATTCCTTTTAATCTAGATGGTTCTCAGGCTAATGAATATTTTGATTTAGATATAGAATTCCATAAGTATATCATCTCTTGTGGGAATAACAGTAAGTTAACAGAGTTTACAGATAAAATATTTGATTTGGATTATAGAATACGTGTTATGTCAACGTTGGAAATTGACGATGTTGAGAAACGTTCAAAGCCTGAACATTTCGAAATTATCGATGCATTAATAGAGCAAGATTTAGATAAAATTGAAAAATCCATTCGGATTCATTTGAAAAATGCTCATAAACAGGCTCTGATGAAGATTTGA
- a CDS encoding zinc-binding alcohol dehydrogenase family protein: protein MIVLKKNLVSQINKPGEIQLLEAEVPKPRPGEALLKLLYGGICGSDLGTYRGTFAYSSYPRIPGHEFSAEIVEIEENDKGLKKGMVVTANPYFNCGTCYSCRRGLVNCCTSNETMGAQRDGGFSQYITMPIERIYDGQGLSGKTLALIEPFAISHHGVKRGNVKKGDKVLVIGAGTIGVLAMISAKLSGAEVYISDVAQGKLDYALELGADGVILNSDPARFSSEVDEITNGDGFDVTIEAVGLPSTFQNCIDAAAFGGRVVLIGIGKQNLDFNFSMIQKKELNIYGSRNAVKADFEELIDIVNKGKVNLEKIITNVYDFEDSEKAFKDFDQNAGEMLKVVLKF, encoded by the coding sequence ATGATAGTATTGAAAAAAAATTTAGTTAGTCAAATAAATAAGCCTGGAGAAATACAGCTGTTAGAAGCAGAAGTTCCGAAACCACGCCCAGGCGAAGCCTTATTAAAACTATTATACGGCGGTATTTGTGGATCGGACCTTGGAACTTACAGAGGAACATTTGCCTACTCTTCATACCCAAGAATTCCTGGGCATGAATTTTCGGCTGAAATAGTAGAAATAGAAGAAAATGATAAAGGGTTAAAAAAAGGAATGGTAGTAACTGCAAACCCTTATTTCAATTGTGGCACATGTTATTCATGTCGAAGGGGATTGGTTAATTGCTGTACTTCTAATGAGACCATGGGAGCGCAGAGAGACGGTGGGTTTTCCCAGTATATAACAATGCCGATTGAAAGAATATATGACGGGCAGGGTTTGTCAGGCAAAACGTTGGCGTTGATTGAACCATTTGCTATAAGCCATCATGGAGTAAAACGGGGAAATGTTAAAAAAGGCGATAAGGTACTAGTAATCGGGGCTGGAACAATAGGAGTCTTGGCAATGATTTCGGCAAAGCTATCCGGTGCGGAAGTATATATTAGCGATGTTGCACAGGGAAAGCTGGATTATGCTTTAGAACTTGGAGCAGATGGAGTCATCTTAAACAGTGATCCGGCTAGATTTAGCTCAGAAGTTGATGAAATTACAAACGGTGACGGTTTTGATGTGACAATTGAAGCTGTAGGATTGCCTTCAACTTTTCAAAACTGTATAGACGCTGCAGCATTTGGTGGTAGGGTTGTACTGATAGGAATAGGAAAACAAAATTTAGATTTTAATTTCTCAATGATTCAAAAGAAAGAACTTAATATTTACGGATCTCGTAATGCAGTAAAAGCGGATTTTGAAGAACTGATAGATATTGTGAATAAAGGTAAAGTGAATTTAGAGAAAATAATAACCAATGTATATGATTTTGAAGATTCAGAAAAAGCATTCAAAGACTTTGATCAAAACGCTGGAGAAATGTTGAAAGTTGTATTGAAGTTTTAA
- a CDS encoding tagaturonate reductase codes for MNLNKNTYKNYKSYPEKVIQFGEGNFLRAFVDWQIDKLNKEADFNSGVVVVQPIDKGLVELLNEQDGLYTLYLNGIKDGEASREHSVINCITRAINPYTQNDEYLALAHNPEMRFIISNTTEAGISFEENDKLEDKPQNSFPGKLTALLYERFKYFNGDDDKGFIIIPCELIDKNGEKLKETVIKYVELWELEEKFKKWIVEANTFCNSLVDRIVPGYPRERINEIQEELGYQDKLVVEGEPFHLWVIEAPERIAEEFPAASIGLNTLFVKDMAPYRTRKVRILNGAHTSMVPVSYLYGIDTVRESVEDQVIGNYVKQTIFDEIIPTLDLPLEELEKFAADVLDRFKNPYIKHELMSISLNSISKFETRVLPSILEYQKRKNELPRRLVFSLAALIIFYKGERNGDEIALNDDANILEGFKNVWASYEQQKITIEDLVEEVLKNKTIWKNDIDKIEGLPSLVAVYVEDILKNGMNEATKGVLK; via the coding sequence ATGAATTTAAATAAAAATACGTATAAAAACTATAAAAGCTACCCTGAAAAGGTTATTCAGTTTGGGGAGGGGAATTTTTTAAGAGCTTTTGTCGATTGGCAGATAGACAAATTGAACAAGGAAGCTGATTTTAATAGCGGAGTGGTAGTAGTTCAGCCAATAGATAAAGGTCTAGTAGAATTGCTGAATGAGCAAGACGGATTATATACCTTATATTTAAATGGGATCAAAGATGGCGAAGCCTCTAGAGAACACTCGGTGATAAACTGCATTACTAGAGCAATTAACCCTTACACTCAAAATGATGAGTATTTAGCCCTTGCTCATAACCCTGAAATGAGATTTATTATTTCCAATACCACTGAGGCAGGAATATCATTTGAGGAAAATGATAAGCTGGAGGATAAACCACAAAATAGCTTTCCAGGTAAATTGACTGCATTGTTATACGAAAGGTTTAAATATTTTAATGGAGACGACGATAAAGGGTTTATAATTATTCCCTGCGAGCTGATAGATAAGAATGGAGAAAAACTCAAGGAGACTGTCATTAAATATGTGGAGCTTTGGGAACTTGAAGAAAAGTTTAAAAAGTGGATTGTTGAAGCGAACACTTTTTGCAACAGCTTGGTGGATAGAATAGTACCAGGATATCCAAGAGAGCGTATAAATGAAATACAAGAAGAATTAGGCTATCAGGATAAGCTAGTCGTTGAAGGAGAACCGTTCCACCTTTGGGTCATTGAAGCCCCAGAGCGGATAGCAGAGGAATTCCCAGCAGCTTCGATAGGTCTAAACACTTTGTTCGTTAAAGATATGGCTCCCTATAGAACGAGAAAGGTAAGAATATTAAATGGTGCACACACAAGCATGGTTCCTGTATCATATTTGTATGGAATTGATACTGTAAGGGAGTCTGTTGAAGATCAAGTCATAGGTAATTATGTCAAACAAACAATTTTTGATGAGATTATTCCTACCCTAGACTTGCCCTTAGAAGAGCTAGAGAAATTTGCCGCCGATGTTTTGGACAGGTTTAAAAATCCGTACATTAAGCATGAACTTATGAGCATTTCTTTAAATTCAATTTCAAAATTTGAAACAAGAGTATTGCCTTCTATATTAGAGTACCAAAAACGAAAAAATGAATTACCAAGGAGACTTGTATTCTCATTAGCAGCACTTATAATATTTTATAAGGGTGAAAGAAATGGAGATGAGATTGCTCTTAATGATGATGCAAATATCTTAGAAGGATTTAAGAATGTTTGGGCTTCTTACGAACAGCAAAAAATCACCATAGAAGATTTAGTTGAAGAAGTTTTAAAAAACAAAACCATATGGAAAAATGATATAGATAAAATCGAAGGATTGCCTAGCTTGGTAGCAGTTTATGTTGAAGATATCTTAAAAAATGGCATGAATGAAGCTACTAAAGGAGTGCTAAAGTAA